A single window of Nasonia vitripennis strain AsymCx chromosome 4, Nvit_psr_1.1, whole genome shotgun sequence DNA harbors:
- the LOC107981075 gene encoding nucleoporin NUP159-like gives MSQCQKICDCEVYDNMGDHRAALIKMELPKYDESYGGTSYTICRAIRFVGYVVVLVLLFYSLWRIHVIELTLVDSDRFANVSKIIALGNSNILHRRVARSVKGTNNLVDPNAFEFEKEMARGGMLTSKNETPLPPKKKLRSKEDFYSLVNALFDAIQRMHNDTERSHFDRNMRAVFQAWFPVFDALLPTDLTENNTEETRNTRSVDKSSEELSGENKNNQRIARDVDKSSDESSEEKKDKQRITRDADKSSEESSEEKKDKQDKPRQVRSLMSTSDESSEEQTLGENEQKDVTTEVPKKETEKKVENNKGEQKSSEESSEENNKNRRKRSFDNDSGESAESDSSESHESEKMSQSQAVLVKYNSIHHFDKGYLLVGRRHEQISSESSESLESSEESFMKKKYQNRYDPGFYKIGYRFVTGRPYYVKNDISHN, from the exons ATGAGCCAGTGCCAAAAGATCTGTGATT GCGAGGTATATGACAACATGGGCGATCATCGTGCCGCCCTGATCAAGATGGAACTGCCCAAGTACGACGAAAGCTATGGTGGCACTTCCTACACCATTTGTCGAGCCATTAGATTCGTAGGTTACGTTGTGGTTCTGGTGCTTCTGTTCTATTCCCTCTGGCGCATCCATGTGATTGAGTTGACCCTCGTGGACAGTGACAGGTTTGCCAATGTGTCCAAGATCATCGCCTTAGGAAACAGCAATATTCTACATCGACGAGTAGCCAGATCGGTCAAAGGCACCAATAATCTGGTCGACCCGAACGCCTTTGAATTCGAAAAGGAAATGGCCAGAGGTGGGATGCTGACGTCGAAAAACGAAACGCCTTTGCCGCCCAAGAAGAAATTAAGGAGCAAAGAGGACTTCTATTCGTTGGTGAACGCACTGTTTGATGCCATTCAAAGGATGCACAACGATACCGAAAGGTCACACTTCGACAGGAATATGAGGGCAGTATTCCAAGCGTGGTTCCCGGTATTCGATGCACTGCTGCCCACTGATCTCACGGAGAATAACACTGAGGAGACTCGAAATACCAGATCGGTTGACAAAAGTAGCGAAGAGTTATCcggggaaaataaaaataatcagaGAATCGCCAGGGACGTTGACAAGAGCAGCGACGAATCGtccgaagagaaaaaagataaGCAGAGGATCACCAGGGACGCTGACAAGAGCAGCGAAGAGTCGtccgaagagaaaaaagataaGCAGGATAAACCAAGACAAGTGAGATCACTGATGTCCACTAGTGACGAGTCATCGGAAGAACAAACGCTCGGCGAAAATGAGCAGAAAGATGTTACGACTGAGGTACCAAAGAAAGAAACGGAAAAGAAAGTAGAAAATAACAAAGGCGAACAGAAAAGCAGCGAGGAGTCATCGgaagaaaacaataaaaatagaagaaagCGATCCTTCGATAACGATAGCGGAGAATCGGCAGAGTCGGATTCATCGGAATCTCATGAAAGTGAAAAAATGAGCCAATCACAGGCGGTGCTTGTCAAATACAACAGCATTCACCATTTTGACAAAGGTTACCTACTTGTCGGAAGGAGGCACGAGCAAATATCTTCTGAATCTTCAGAGTCTTTAGAGTCGTCAGAAGAATCTTTTATGAAGAAGAAGTACCAAAATAGATATGATCCTGGTTTCTACAAAATCGGATATCGCTTTGTGACAGGAAGACCGTATTATGTAAAGAACGATATCTCCCACAATTAA
- the LOC100680344 gene encoding uncharacterized protein LOC100680344 isoform X3: MPSKVILCVLVLSSLTPFVISEYSSDEDFPTETPSPIPLLNPRGFVNCGHAQRQLTVDSSLFNLGTVLDKCWHHGVTLDEIESGLKSVPEREDIENYEYADLYLLCEDVFTGNTSKLTSSLVRDYMECQSAGALQFEVMGYVERRFAEIIEVFTIGNQSLRIDESTLVPCRNASKRIVMLCREYGISEDQWRRGFLRYYYSDKWVVEEDLLDLSITCDQIFKARLEEEVFEDPVDMFVRCQNTMGIPQDTRDSFEKRNAEKLKEIREFDVQGLDLRSYVSCRHLQPIKLRNGLVSVSWYAYEKCKTIGVSYAELQAGIEARIDDEEIYKERDMNELYVNCETVFNDELYSFSTALSQDYEACKAAGRISSKTRKIIQKKFQKMFKIFETKKPQLSKNTDLVSHLVRCTNFPDRLVELCRRRGSTLAQELRGFGSLARVLGDRWLNTEPLERLYVRCDDLFDDHKKYVKEVPVDQYMQCRWVDEVSEETKKFIDKRISKLYVNKHKWNGTRYKGDSDVEISSVILFDEDGNSDVPITLT; encoded by the exons ATGCCGa GCAAAGTCATCCTCTGTGTCCTGGTGCTCTCCAGTCTGACACCCTTCGTCATCTCCGAATACAGCTCCGACGAGGATTTTCCGACCGAAACTCCCTCGCCGATCCCATTACTCAACCCTCGCGGCTTCGTTAACTGTGGACACGCCCAGAGGCAGCTGACGGTGGACAGTTCGCTGTTCAATCTCGGCACTGTTTTGGACAAGTGCTGGCACCATGGCGTCACTCTCGATGAGATTGAATCCGGTCTTAAGTCCGTACCCGAACGCGAGGATATCGAGAATTACGAATACGCCGATCTGTATCTCCTTTGCGAGGATGTCTTCACTGGAAATACCAGCAAATTGACCAGCAGTCTAGTCAGAGACTATATGGAGTGCCAGAGTGCTGGGGCTTTGCAGTTCGAGGTGATGGGCTACGTGGAGAGACGCTTCGCTGAAATCATCGAGGTCTTTACCATAG GCAATCAATCGCTGCGGATCGACGAATCGACGCTGGTGCCATGTCGCAATGCCTCGAAACGCATAGTTATGCTCTGTCGCGAGTACGGCATCAGCGAGGACCAGTGGAGACGAGGCTTCCTGCGCTACTACTACAGCGACAAATGGGTAGTGGAAGAGGATCTTCTGGATCTGAGTATCACGTGCGATCAGATTTTCAAGGCAAGGCTGGAAGAGGAGGTGTTCGAGGATCCGGTGGACATGTTTGTCAGGTGTCAAAACACCATGGGGATACCCCAAGATACGAGGGATTCTTTCGAGAAGAGAAACGCCGAGAAGCTGAAGGAAATCAGAG AATTCGACGTCCAAGGACTCGACCTACGTAGCTACGTGAGCTGCCGACACCTGCAGCCCATAAAACTCCGCAATGGTTTGGTGAGCGTGTCCTGGTACGCCTACGAAAAATGCAAAACGATCGGAGTCAGCTACGCTGAGCTGCAAGCCGGTATCGAGGCGAGAATCGATGACGAGGAGATTTACAAGGAGAGAGACATGAACGAATTGTACGTCAATTGCGAGACTGTGTTTAACGACGAGCTCTACAGCTTCAGTACTGCGCTGTCGCAGGATTACGAAGCTTGCAAGGCGGCTGGACGGATCAGCAGCAAGACGAGAAAGATCATTCAGAAGAAATTCCAGAAGATGTTCAAGATTTTCGAAA CAAAAAAACCGCAGCTTTCAAAGAACACAGACCTAGTATCGCACCTCGTCCGCTGCACCAACTTTCCAGACAGATTGGTCGAGCTTTGTCGTCGGCGTGGCTCGACTTTGGCCCAAGAACTACGTGGATTCGGAAGTCTGGCACGTGTCCTCGGCGATCGTTGGCTCAACACCGAACCACTCGAGCGCCTCTACGTCCGCTGCGACGATCTCTTCGACGATCACAAGAAATACGTGAAGGAAGTTCCAGTCGACCAGTACATGCAATGCAGATGGGTCGACGAAGTCAGCGAAGAGACGAAGAAGTTCATCGACAAGAGAATCTCCAAGCTGTACGTGAACAAGCACAAATGGAACGGCACGAGGTATAAGGGTGACTCCGATGTCGAGATCTCATCCGTTATTCTCTTCGACGAGGATGGCAACAGCGATGTTCCTATTACACTGACGTAA
- the LOC100680344 gene encoding uncharacterized protein LOC100680344 isoform X1, translating into MTVSVAPVYAFFSILGSNILSSSIRKVILCVLVLSSLTPFVISEYSSDEDFPTETPSPIPLLNPRGFVNCGHAQRQLTVDSSLFNLGTVLDKCWHHGVTLDEIESGLKSVPEREDIENYEYADLYLLCEDVFTGNTSKLTSSLVRDYMECQSAGALQFEVMGYVERRFAEIIEVFTIGNQSLRIDESTLVPCRNASKRIVMLCREYGISEDQWRRGFLRYYYSDKWVVEEDLLDLSITCDQIFKARLEEEVFEDPVDMFVRCQNTMGIPQDTRDSFEKRNAEKLKEIREFDVQGLDLRSYVSCRHLQPIKLRNGLVSVSWYAYEKCKTIGVSYAELQAGIEARIDDEEIYKERDMNELYVNCETVFNDELYSFSTALSQDYEACKAAGRISSKTRKIIQKKFQKMFKIFETKKPQLSKNTDLVSHLVRCTNFPDRLVELCRRRGSTLAQELRGFGSLARVLGDRWLNTEPLERLYVRCDDLFDDHKKYVKEVPVDQYMQCRWVDEVSEETKKFIDKRISKLYVNKHKWNGTRYKGDSDVEISSVILFDEDGNSDVPITLT; encoded by the exons ATGACCGTTTCAGTAGCGCCTGTGtatgcatttttttctattcttGGTTCAAACATTCTTTCTTCAAGCATTC GCAAAGTCATCCTCTGTGTCCTGGTGCTCTCCAGTCTGACACCCTTCGTCATCTCCGAATACAGCTCCGACGAGGATTTTCCGACCGAAACTCCCTCGCCGATCCCATTACTCAACCCTCGCGGCTTCGTTAACTGTGGACACGCCCAGAGGCAGCTGACGGTGGACAGTTCGCTGTTCAATCTCGGCACTGTTTTGGACAAGTGCTGGCACCATGGCGTCACTCTCGATGAGATTGAATCCGGTCTTAAGTCCGTACCCGAACGCGAGGATATCGAGAATTACGAATACGCCGATCTGTATCTCCTTTGCGAGGATGTCTTCACTGGAAATACCAGCAAATTGACCAGCAGTCTAGTCAGAGACTATATGGAGTGCCAGAGTGCTGGGGCTTTGCAGTTCGAGGTGATGGGCTACGTGGAGAGACGCTTCGCTGAAATCATCGAGGTCTTTACCATAG GCAATCAATCGCTGCGGATCGACGAATCGACGCTGGTGCCATGTCGCAATGCCTCGAAACGCATAGTTATGCTCTGTCGCGAGTACGGCATCAGCGAGGACCAGTGGAGACGAGGCTTCCTGCGCTACTACTACAGCGACAAATGGGTAGTGGAAGAGGATCTTCTGGATCTGAGTATCACGTGCGATCAGATTTTCAAGGCAAGGCTGGAAGAGGAGGTGTTCGAGGATCCGGTGGACATGTTTGTCAGGTGTCAAAACACCATGGGGATACCCCAAGATACGAGGGATTCTTTCGAGAAGAGAAACGCCGAGAAGCTGAAGGAAATCAGAG AATTCGACGTCCAAGGACTCGACCTACGTAGCTACGTGAGCTGCCGACACCTGCAGCCCATAAAACTCCGCAATGGTTTGGTGAGCGTGTCCTGGTACGCCTACGAAAAATGCAAAACGATCGGAGTCAGCTACGCTGAGCTGCAAGCCGGTATCGAGGCGAGAATCGATGACGAGGAGATTTACAAGGAGAGAGACATGAACGAATTGTACGTCAATTGCGAGACTGTGTTTAACGACGAGCTCTACAGCTTCAGTACTGCGCTGTCGCAGGATTACGAAGCTTGCAAGGCGGCTGGACGGATCAGCAGCAAGACGAGAAAGATCATTCAGAAGAAATTCCAGAAGATGTTCAAGATTTTCGAAA CAAAAAAACCGCAGCTTTCAAAGAACACAGACCTAGTATCGCACCTCGTCCGCTGCACCAACTTTCCAGACAGATTGGTCGAGCTTTGTCGTCGGCGTGGCTCGACTTTGGCCCAAGAACTACGTGGATTCGGAAGTCTGGCACGTGTCCTCGGCGATCGTTGGCTCAACACCGAACCACTCGAGCGCCTCTACGTCCGCTGCGACGATCTCTTCGACGATCACAAGAAATACGTGAAGGAAGTTCCAGTCGACCAGTACATGCAATGCAGATGGGTCGACGAAGTCAGCGAAGAGACGAAGAAGTTCATCGACAAGAGAATCTCCAAGCTGTACGTGAACAAGCACAAATGGAACGGCACGAGGTATAAGGGTGACTCCGATGTCGAGATCTCATCCGTTATTCTCTTCGACGAGGATGGCAACAGCGATGTTCCTATTACACTGACGTAA
- the LOC100680344 gene encoding uncharacterized protein LOC100680344 isoform X2, translated as MHFFLFLVQTFFLQAFVSKVILCVLVLSSLTPFVISEYSSDEDFPTETPSPIPLLNPRGFVNCGHAQRQLTVDSSLFNLGTVLDKCWHHGVTLDEIESGLKSVPEREDIENYEYADLYLLCEDVFTGNTSKLTSSLVRDYMECQSAGALQFEVMGYVERRFAEIIEVFTIGNQSLRIDESTLVPCRNASKRIVMLCREYGISEDQWRRGFLRYYYSDKWVVEEDLLDLSITCDQIFKARLEEEVFEDPVDMFVRCQNTMGIPQDTRDSFEKRNAEKLKEIREFDVQGLDLRSYVSCRHLQPIKLRNGLVSVSWYAYEKCKTIGVSYAELQAGIEARIDDEEIYKERDMNELYVNCETVFNDELYSFSTALSQDYEACKAAGRISSKTRKIIQKKFQKMFKIFETKKPQLSKNTDLVSHLVRCTNFPDRLVELCRRRGSTLAQELRGFGSLARVLGDRWLNTEPLERLYVRCDDLFDDHKKYVKEVPVDQYMQCRWVDEVSEETKKFIDKRISKLYVNKHKWNGTRYKGDSDVEISSVILFDEDGNSDVPITLT; from the exons atgcatttttttctattcttGGTTCAAACATTCTTTCTTCAAGCATTCGTGA GCAAAGTCATCCTCTGTGTCCTGGTGCTCTCCAGTCTGACACCCTTCGTCATCTCCGAATACAGCTCCGACGAGGATTTTCCGACCGAAACTCCCTCGCCGATCCCATTACTCAACCCTCGCGGCTTCGTTAACTGTGGACACGCCCAGAGGCAGCTGACGGTGGACAGTTCGCTGTTCAATCTCGGCACTGTTTTGGACAAGTGCTGGCACCATGGCGTCACTCTCGATGAGATTGAATCCGGTCTTAAGTCCGTACCCGAACGCGAGGATATCGAGAATTACGAATACGCCGATCTGTATCTCCTTTGCGAGGATGTCTTCACTGGAAATACCAGCAAATTGACCAGCAGTCTAGTCAGAGACTATATGGAGTGCCAGAGTGCTGGGGCTTTGCAGTTCGAGGTGATGGGCTACGTGGAGAGACGCTTCGCTGAAATCATCGAGGTCTTTACCATAG GCAATCAATCGCTGCGGATCGACGAATCGACGCTGGTGCCATGTCGCAATGCCTCGAAACGCATAGTTATGCTCTGTCGCGAGTACGGCATCAGCGAGGACCAGTGGAGACGAGGCTTCCTGCGCTACTACTACAGCGACAAATGGGTAGTGGAAGAGGATCTTCTGGATCTGAGTATCACGTGCGATCAGATTTTCAAGGCAAGGCTGGAAGAGGAGGTGTTCGAGGATCCGGTGGACATGTTTGTCAGGTGTCAAAACACCATGGGGATACCCCAAGATACGAGGGATTCTTTCGAGAAGAGAAACGCCGAGAAGCTGAAGGAAATCAGAG AATTCGACGTCCAAGGACTCGACCTACGTAGCTACGTGAGCTGCCGACACCTGCAGCCCATAAAACTCCGCAATGGTTTGGTGAGCGTGTCCTGGTACGCCTACGAAAAATGCAAAACGATCGGAGTCAGCTACGCTGAGCTGCAAGCCGGTATCGAGGCGAGAATCGATGACGAGGAGATTTACAAGGAGAGAGACATGAACGAATTGTACGTCAATTGCGAGACTGTGTTTAACGACGAGCTCTACAGCTTCAGTACTGCGCTGTCGCAGGATTACGAAGCTTGCAAGGCGGCTGGACGGATCAGCAGCAAGACGAGAAAGATCATTCAGAAGAAATTCCAGAAGATGTTCAAGATTTTCGAAA CAAAAAAACCGCAGCTTTCAAAGAACACAGACCTAGTATCGCACCTCGTCCGCTGCACCAACTTTCCAGACAGATTGGTCGAGCTTTGTCGTCGGCGTGGCTCGACTTTGGCCCAAGAACTACGTGGATTCGGAAGTCTGGCACGTGTCCTCGGCGATCGTTGGCTCAACACCGAACCACTCGAGCGCCTCTACGTCCGCTGCGACGATCTCTTCGACGATCACAAGAAATACGTGAAGGAAGTTCCAGTCGACCAGTACATGCAATGCAGATGGGTCGACGAAGTCAGCGAAGAGACGAAGAAGTTCATCGACAAGAGAATCTCCAAGCTGTACGTGAACAAGCACAAATGGAACGGCACGAGGTATAAGGGTGACTCCGATGTCGAGATCTCATCCGTTATTCTCTTCGACGAGGATGGCAACAGCGATGTTCCTATTACACTGACGTAA
- the LOC100677823 gene encoding transcriptional regulator DEF1 — MKEPWKKTCNGKVIITLNDEKTTPTEVEVPVDLNWTNRSEKKCSANKAVLLVGVVLVLGLTIVTLFKVQNLVYSTSYINWRMQELESAVSDSTDDVKLIKYKLSLEDREELASAKAEPLIASVNSKNAEIDSQDLKLSESQNQNRKLTNSLNAEPETKNSKEAEVLSSGKNLEILTPKENTPENKNNKDAESTELNDGRDHPNPSDPEEWIKPLVETFDIFGNQPIEDHFIHNVLMKLLMPENNFEVLEFNKMQEANGNGAQEPEGPKIIFNPMLRNKERLNKPLPLPIESILMKTLLPPVSNFKVFHFNEKPEQQQQQQQQVNMEEEMSPKMTFQNMKIRQMLPPIEGIMKSLMPPNNMKIFHFNDRQQQQPQEQSAEEDMPKITIQSIKLKLLPLPPQEDFSGRRDSPATNLNINPNFHVIRLNESPEPSQEVEAPKMPMPISSFNPFPIPLQEILSKTILPATKHIEIVPLRERIEDDQQAQQKPQDDMDQQDRFNPLPIPIQDIVMKMLMPPPPNSESQHYGNPEPQDNQANNNSPDVEITKVPVRTMKIQPFHQLPIPEALMKSMLPVTSYGEPINMSEQHEDMTPPQPQPQQQEQQQVSQQSEQQDQDAPRAMARSTKLNPVDVPWDMAPPPQYPSEPAQN; from the exons ATGAAGGAACCGTGGAAGAAGACGTGCAACG GCAAGGTAATAATCACCTTGAACGACGAGAAAACCACACCTACAGAGGTCGAGGTGCCAGTGGATCTCAACTGGACCAACCGCAGCGAGAAGAAATGCTCGGCCAACAAAGCCGTCCTCCTCGTGGGCGTCGTTCTCGTCCTGGGTCTGACAATCGTCACCCTCTTTAAGGTCCAGAACCTCGTCTACTCGACGAGCTACATCAATTGGCGCATGCAAGAGCTCGAGTCAGCTGTCAGCGACAGCACCGACGATGTCAAGCTCATCAAGTACAAACTGTCGCTGGAAGACAGAGAGGAACTCGCCTCGGCGAAGGCTGAGCCTCTGATCGCTTCGGTGAATTCGAAGAACGCGGAGATCGACAGCCAGGATCTGAAGCTTTCCGAATCGCAGAACCAGAATCGCAAGCTCACGAATTCCCTGAACGCGGAACCCGAGACCAAGAACTCCAAGGAGGCTGAGGTGCTCAGCTCCGGAAAGAATCTCGAGATTCTGACTCCCAAGGAAAATACCCCGGAGAACAAGAACAACAAAGACGCGGAATCAACCGAGTTGAACGACGGCCGGGACCACCCGAACCCATCTGATCCCGAGGAGTGGATCAAGCCTCTGGTCGAGACTTTCGACATCTTCGGCAACCAGCCCATCGAGGACCACTTCATCCACAACGTGCTGATGAAGCTCCTCATGCCCGAGAACAACTTCGAGGTGCTCGAGTTCAACAAGATGCAGGAAGCCAACGGAAATGGCGCCCAGGAGCCCGAGGGCCCTAAAATCATCTTCAACCCGATGCTGCGCAACAAGGAGAGGCTCAACAAACCACTGCCCTTGCCCATCGAGAGCATCCTGATGAAGACCCTGCTGCCTCCGGTCAGCAACTTCAAGGTCTTCCACTTCAATGAGAAgcccgagcagcagcagcagcagcaacagcaggtCAATATGGAGGAGGAGATGTCGCCCAAGATGACCTTCCAGAACATGAAGATCAGGCAGATGCTGCCCCCCATCGAGGGTATCATGAAGTCTCTGATGCCTCCAAACAACATGAAGATCTTCCACTTTAATGACaggcaacagcagcaaccaCAAGAGCAGAGCGCCGAGGAGGACATGCCAAAGATTACAATCCAGAGCATTAAGCTGAAACTCCTCCCTCTGCCCCCGCAAGAGGACTTCAGCGGCAGACGCGACTCGCCAGCCACCAACCTCAACATCAACCCCAACTTCCACGTGATCAGGTTGAATGAATCCCCGGAACCCAGCCAGGAGGTTGAGGCACCCAAGATGCCCATGCCCATCTCGAGCTTCAACCCCTTCCCCATCCCGCTCCAGGAGATCCTCTCGAAGACCATCCTGCCGGCTACCAAGCACATCGAGATCGTCCCTCTGAGGGAGAGGATAGAGGATGACCAACAAGCTCAGCAAAAACCCCAGGACGACATGGACCAACAGGACAGGTTCAACCCTCTGCCGATCCCCATCCAGGATATCGTGATGAAGATGTTGATGCCGCCCCCACCAAACTCTGAGTCCCAACACTACGGCAACCCCGAACCTCAGGACAATCAGGCCAACAACAACAGCCCGGACGTTGAGATCACCAAGGTCCCGGTGCGCACCATGAAGATCCAGCCCTTCCACCAGCTGCCCATCCCGGAGGCGCTCATGAAGTCCATGCTTCCCGTCACCAGCTACGGCGAGCCCATCAACATGAGCGAGCAGCACGAGGACATGACCCCGCCTCAACCTCAACCTCAGCAACAGGAACAGCAGCAGGTCTCACAGCAGTCTGAACAGCAGGATCAGGATGCGCCGAGAGCGATGGCGCGCAGCACGAAGCTCAACCCCGTGGACGTACCCTGGGACATGGCTCCACCGCCGCAGTACCCCAGCGAGCCTGCCCAGAACTAA